The nucleotide sequence GTGAAGCCGCCATGGCGAAGCTGACCGCGACCGAGACCGCACAGCGCGTCATCGACCGTGCCGTGCAAATGTTCGGTGGTCGTGGCGTGCGCAAGGGTGAGATCGTCGAAAGCCTCTACCGCGAAATCCGCGCGCTTCGCATCTACGAGGGCGCGACCGAGGTCCAGAAGCTGATCGTGGCGCGTGAGCTGCTGAAGCCGCGCTGATTGCAGAGAGTTTTGGCACAATGAAGCAAGAAAAGCTCACACCGCTTGCGGCCACCGATGGTCTGCGGGTGCTTCAGCCCAGCGGCTGGCCGCAGCCGAAGGGATATGCGAACGGCATCATGGCCGAGGGACGCCTTGTCGTAACGGGCGGCGTCGTCGGCTGGGACGTTGCCGGTCAATTTGCCGACGGCTTTGTCGCGCAGGTCCGGCAGGCGCTCGAAAACATCGTGGCGATCCTGGCGGAGGGCGGGGCGGCACCCGAACATCTCGTGCGCCTGACTTGGTATGTCGTGGACATGGACGAATACGTCTCCAATCTCAAGGCGCTCGGCAAGGCCTATCGCGACGTCATTGGTGCCCACTACCCGAGCATGGCGCTGGTCCAGGTCGTACGCCTTGTCGAGCCGGCAGCGCGCGTCGAGATCGAAGCGACTGCCGTTGTGCCACGTTGACGAGCACGAGTATCGGTTCGAAATTCGCCGTTGCGACAAATGTCGCCGCGTATATTTGGTTCGATCAGCCGCGTCTTGAACTTCGTCCAATGTGAAACCGCGGTTCACACTCTGTTGGCGTGTTGGATGAGCCACGCCGAAGCAGGATCCAGATTGTCGTGGTGGCCCCACGTCTCATTACCGCAACCGCACCTGCGTAGGTCAATCTGTCAGGTGCTGTTGCGATTGGAAGAGAGAGCATCGCTTGATTGCCTCAACTATCCTGCGGCGATCACCACGCTGGAGGTTAGCCGTCAGCTGATGGTGATCAATGCACGGCGAATGGCGGCAAAGATCTCGTCGATCTGTTCCTCGGCGATGATCAGAGGTGGGGAGATGAGTAGCGTATCGCCGCTGCTGCGGATCAGGATGCCGGCGTCATAGCAGCGGGTAGCGCATTCGACTCCGCGTGCACCGGGCTCGCCGTCGCGTGCCTTCAGGTCGATCGCGGCCAACAAGCCGATGTTGCGAATGTCGACGACGTGAGGAAGGTCCCGCAGGGCATGCGCGCGCTCTTCCCATAAGGGCGCGAGGCGGCGCGCGCGCTCGAACAGGCCGAGATCCTGATAGACGTCGAGCGCGGCAAGACCCGCCGCGCAGGCGAGCGGATGGGCCGAATAGGTGTAGCCGTGGAACAGCTCGATCGCGTTGTCCGGCCCCTGCATCAGCGCGTCGTAGACCTTGCCGCTGACGATGACGCCGCCCATCGGAACGGCGGCGTTGGTCATGCCCTTGGCGCAGGTGATGAGATCGGGCGTCACGCCGAAGGCGTTGGCGCCGAACGCCGCGCCGAGCCGGCCGAAGCCCGTGATCACCTCGTCGAAGATCAGGAGAATGCCGTGCTGGTCGCAGATTTGTCGCAGCCGCTCGAGATAGCCGACCGGCGGCGGCAGCACGCCGCCGGAGCCCGTCACGGGCTCGACGATGACAGCGGCAATGGTCGAGGGATCGTGCACAAGCAGCAGCTTTGCAAGCTCGTCGGCGAGATGCGCACCCCATTGCGGCTGCCCGCGCGAGAACGCCGCGTGCTCGGGATCATGCGTATGCGGGAGGTGATCGACCTCCGGCAGCAGTGGACCGAAATCCCGGCGGTGGCGGACGATGCCGCTCACCGACAGGCCGCCCCAGCCCATGCCGTGATAGGCCTTGGCGCGCGAGATGAAGCGGATGCGGCTGGCTTCGCCGCGGGCGCGATGATAGCCGCGCGCGATCTTCAAGGCGGTATCGACCGATTCCGAGCCCGAATTGGTGAAGAAGACGTGATCGAGGCCGGCGGGAGCGATCTCGGTGATGCGTCTGGCGAGCTCGAAGGCGGCCGGATGGCTCATCTGGAAGGAGGAGACGAAGTCGAGCTTCGCTGCCTGCGCCTGGATCGCCTCGACGATGCGCTTCTGCGCATGTCCCGCGTTCACGCACCACAATCCCGCCATGCCGTCGAGAATCCGCCTGTTGTCATCGGTGACGTAATGCATGCCTTCGGCGCCGACGAAGATGCGCGGCTTCGACTTGAACTGGCGGTTCGGCGTCATCGGCAGCCAGAACGGCTCCATGGCCTCGCGGGTGAGGGGGCTGTTGGACGAGGCGAACGCATTCATGGTCATGGCAACTCTTGCAAATTGTTAGGCGGTCTTTGATGGAGCGGCGGAATTGGCAGGGCTGCGTTTGAGCCTAGCGGCCCCCTCGAGATGCCGGCGCAGCAGGGCCGCAGCAGCCTCGTTCTGGCCGGCTTCGAGCTGGTCGAGGATGGCGAGATGCTCGCGGCAGTTCACGATCACGCGCGCATGACCGAAGGTCCAGTCGTAATTGCCGAAGCGCCGCAGCCGGTTCTGCTGCTGAACCGCGACCAGCAGATAGCGGTTGCCCGAGGCTGCGGCGAGGCCTTCGTGGAAGGCTGCATTCATCTCGTAGAGCGCGATGCTGACCGTGTCGCTCCACGGCATCGCCAGCATCTCCTGGTGCCGGCGGCGCATCTCGGCGGCCCAGGCCGGATCGAGCTGGAAGCCCGGTTCGAGCAGGCCGGCCGGCTCGATCAGCAGGCGATATCGGTAACTTTCGTCGCGCGCCTGCGTATCGGCAAGCGTCGGCTGAAATCGCCAGCCATGTCCCGGCTTGCGCTGGACGGCGGCAACTTCGGCAAGCTTGGTCAGCACGCGCTGCACGATGGGTCGCGTCGCATCATAGCGCCGCATCAGGTCGCGCTCGGATACCTCGTCGGGCAGCCGGCCGGCGCGGCGATCGCGCGCGATCGCGAGGAACAGCCGGTCGGTATCGTCGGGGCTCGGCTTCGGCGGCGCCTTGTGCGGAGCAGGGGCGGTCTCGGCGACGAAATAACCGCGGCTTTCGCCGGCATGCACAAGCTTGCGTCGCGCCAAAAGCTTCAGCGCTGCGCGCACCGGCGTGCGCGAGACCTGGAGGCGCTCGGCCAGCGCGACCTCGGCAAGCCTTGTTCCGGGCGCGAGCCCTTCGCTCCGGATCAGGTCGATGATCCCGGCGGACAATTCGCGCTGGAGCCGGCTCGGGGGCGCTTTTTCCAAGGCCAATTTCGCGGCAGAAGATTTTTGTTTCATGTCATCACAAAATACATTAGGCTTCACGAGAAAGCAAAAGGAACTTCAAGAAGGAATTTGCCGTCCCATGGTCGAACCCTTTCCCCTCATCGAAATCTCCGGCCCCCCGCGCGAGCGTGGCCGTCAGTACGGGCAGAAGGCGGCGGGCCGTATCAAGAAGGGGACGACCCACTATTTCGCGCAG is from Bradyrhizobium xenonodulans and encodes:
- a CDS encoding RidA family protein, with protein sequence MKQEKLTPLAATDGLRVLQPSGWPQPKGYANGIMAEGRLVVTGGVVGWDVAGQFADGFVAQVRQALENIVAILAEGGAAPEHLVRLTWYVVDMDEYVSNLKALGKAYRDVIGAHYPSMALVQVVRLVEPAARVEIEATAVVPR
- a CDS encoding aspartate aminotransferase family protein, whose protein sequence is MNAFASSNSPLTREAMEPFWLPMTPNRQFKSKPRIFVGAEGMHYVTDDNRRILDGMAGLWCVNAGHAQKRIVEAIQAQAAKLDFVSSFQMSHPAAFELARRITEIAPAGLDHVFFTNSGSESVDTALKIARGYHRARGEASRIRFISRAKAYHGMGWGGLSVSGIVRHRRDFGPLLPEVDHLPHTHDPEHAAFSRGQPQWGAHLADELAKLLLVHDPSTIAAVIVEPVTGSGGVLPPPVGYLERLRQICDQHGILLIFDEVITGFGRLGAAFGANAFGVTPDLITCAKGMTNAAVPMGGVIVSGKVYDALMQGPDNAIELFHGYTYSAHPLACAAGLAALDVYQDLGLFERARRLAPLWEERAHALRDLPHVVDIRNIGLLAAIDLKARDGEPGARGVECATRCYDAGILIRSSGDTLLISPPLIIAEEQIDEIFAAIRRALITIS
- a CDS encoding GntR family transcriptional regulator, with translation MEKAPPSRLQRELSAGIIDLIRSEGLAPGTRLAEVALAERLQVSRTPVRAALKLLARRKLVHAGESRGYFVAETAPAPHKAPPKPSPDDTDRLFLAIARDRRAGRLPDEVSERDLMRRYDATRPIVQRVLTKLAEVAAVQRKPGHGWRFQPTLADTQARDESYRYRLLIEPAGLLEPGFQLDPAWAAEMRRRHQEMLAMPWSDTVSIALYEMNAAFHEGLAAASGNRYLLVAVQQQNRLRRFGNYDWTFGHARVIVNCREHLAILDQLEAGQNEAAAALLRRHLEGAARLKRSPANSAAPSKTA